From the genome of Spinacia oleracea cultivar Varoflay chromosome 2, BTI_SOV_V1, whole genome shotgun sequence, one region includes:
- the LOC110796267 gene encoding uncharacterized protein, with product MARKSGSKSQSSKHGNSKGKPRGPSSDSQDLKTRSLQHLQTRSEVRHSFNEFMEVIHGSANQMKQGTARSNMEVGTISIPILQQFDEAAATDNAPNFDNNVEIPMKLYPEQIVSDNVDVSEIHSDESNPVEIGFDDIQEEIEFWSSAVVCYIVGANPPINVMEGFIRRIWKQLNVDKVVMVRKGVFLLNFKYWGEKALFKIVAQLGKPLRRDQATISRDKLQFARVMVDVPLSQELPDFISFRDENGIMVRVAIFHEWKPTICTKCKMFGHLQTECRQGQKKIWIRKAQPSVPISVQSTEQGEHVVSPIVDQEGFQISLRPIRVRVGLETPVRTSNTFQVLEASLIDKEELVGEQGLNSIQKQNEVNHFIQKYAVGLVGLLEHKVKLSNLGKLYQKVFINWCFTSNSSYHSGGRIVVAWKAGCFTVNIVAASSQFVHCHVTPVSGRKPFYCTFVYAFNDAGMRQDLWRDLLLLNTQEPWIVCGDFNCVMALDERIGAPVRHRDIVDVSNCMHACGMEDIKCVGNLFTWNNKQQGNNRVFSKIDRFMANHAWQTCFPVAEVCFMPEGLFDHSPGLLSVYPRDDGGKKPFKYFTMWKSSTVFSDIVQQAWNTQFIGTKMFILINKLKRVKLALKELNKVGFTDIQAADLRAYQTMVSAQTAMHNNPSDQSFADTELIAIQDYKEKHNAYLAFLSQKAKLSWLKDGDENTSLFHQSIKTRKVQNQVYSIYDMQGEWKDTADGVSQAFLDYYKVLLGSTSENRTPVNKEVVQQGPVCLDHHKAILNAPYTADEVKKALFSIPGIKAPGPDGFGSYFYKDAWHIVGDEARKNLEGGEPHCDYSYSQD from the exons ATGGCAAGGAAATCTGGCTCGAAATCTCAAAGCAGCAAGCATGGAAATAGCAAAGGAAAACCTCGAGGTCCATCATCAGATTCACAAGATTTGAAAACACGCA GTTTGCAGCATCTTCAAACTCGATCAGAAGTGAGGCATTCTTTTAATGAGTTTATGGAGGTGATTCATGGCTCAGCAAATCAGATGAAACAAGGTACTGCTCGATCTAATATGGAAGTGGGTACGATTTCAATTCCTATATTGCAGCAATTTGATGAGGCTGCTGCTACTGATAATGCACCTAATTTTGATAATAATGTTGAAATACCTATGAAATTGTATCCAGAACAGATTGTTTCTGATAATGTTGATGTTAGTGAAATTCATAGTGATGAGAGTAACCctgttgaaattggttttgatgatattcaagaggagattgaattttggaGTTCTGCTGTGGTGTGTTACATTGTGGGGGCTAATCCTCCTATCAATGTCATGGAGGGATTCATTCGAAGGATTTGGAAACAGTTGAATGTTGATAAGGTTGTCATGGTGAGAAAGGGGGTTTTTCTG CTAAACTTCAAGTATTGGGGGGAAAAGGCTTTGTTTAAGATTGTAGCACAGTTAGGCAAGCCACTAAGGAGGGATCAGGCCACAATCAGTAGAGATAAACTGCAATTTGCTAGAGTCATGGTGGATGTACCATTGTCTCAAGAGTTGCCTGATTTTATCTCCTTCAGAGATGAGAATGGCATTATGGTGAGAGTTGCCATATTTCATGAATGGAAGCCAACAATTTGCACTAAATGCAAGATGTTTGGTCACCTACAGACTGAATGCAGACAAGGTCAGAAGAAGATCTGGATTAGGAAAGCTCAACCATCTGTTCCAATTTCAGTTCAATCAACTGAGCAGGGTGAACATGTGGTTAGTCCTATTGTGGATCAAGAAGGTTTTCAAATATCTTTGAGACCAATTAGAGTGAGAGTTGGTCTAGAAACTCCAGTTAGAACTTCTAATACTTTTCAGGTATTGGAGGCTTCTTTAATTGATAAGGAGGAACTGGTAGGAGAACA GGGCCTAAACTCAATACAGAAACAGAATGAGGTGAATCACTTTATTCAGAAGTATGCAGTGGGTTTGGTGGGGCTCCTGGAACATAAGGTGAAGCTCTCTAATCTAGGGAAGCTTTATCAGAAAGTTTTTATAAATTGGTGCTTTACTAGCAACTCTAGCTATCACTCTGGTGGTAGGATAGTTGTAGCCTGGAAGGCTGGTTGCTTCACAGTTAACATTGTTGCTGCATCCAGTCAGTTTGTTCATTGCCATGTTACTCCTGTAAGTGGTAGGAAACCCTTTTATTGCacttttgtttatgcttttAATGATGCTGGTATGAGACAAGATCTATGGAGGGACTTGTTGTTGCTTAACACCCAAGAACCCTGGATTGTGTGTGGGGATTTCAACTGTGTTATGGCATTAGATGAGAGAATTGGAGCTCCTGTCAGACATAGAGATATTGTGGATGTGAGCAACTGTATGCATGCTTGTGGTATGGAGGACATTAAGTGTGTGGGTAATCTTTTCACCTGGAACAACAAGCAACAAGGTAACAACAGGGTTTTTTCAAAAATTGATAGATTTATGGCTAATCATGCTTGGCAAACTTGTTTTCCTGTTGCTGAAGTGTGTTTTATGCCAGAAGGTCTTTTTGATCACTCTCCTGGTCTTCTTTCTGTGTATCCCAGAGATGATGGAGGGAAGAAACCATTTAAGTATTTTACTATGTGGAAGTCTTCAACTGTGTTTTCTGATATTGTTCAGCAGGCTTGGAATACTCAGTTTATTGGCactaaaatgttcattttgattaataaactgaaaagagTTAAACTGGCTCTTAAAGAGTTGAATAAAGTGGGTTTTACAGATATTCAAGCAGCAGATTTGAGAGCTTATCAGACTATGGTGAGTGCACAAACTGCAATGCATAATAATCCTTCTGATCAAAGTTTTGCAGATACAGAGTTGATTGCAATTCAGGATTATAAGGAGAAACATAATGCTTATTTGGCTTTCCTCAGTCAGAAAGCAAAATTGTCTTGGCTTAAAGATGGAGATGAGAATACTTCTCTTTTTCATCAGAGTATCAAGACTAGAAAGGTACAGAACCAAGTGTATAGCATTTATGATATGCAAGGAGAATGGAAAGATACAGCTGATGGGGTGTCCCAAGCTTTCTTGGATTATTATAAAGTGCTCCTAGGTAGTACTTCTGAGAATAGAACACCAGTAAACAAGGAGGTGGTGCAGCAGGGGCCAGTCTGTTTGGATCATCATAAAGCTATACTCAATGCTCCTTATACAGCAGATGAAGTTAAGAAGGCTCTTTTCTCTATTCCAGGTATTAAAGCTCCTGGTCCAGATGGTTTTGGTTCTTATTTTTACAAAGATGCTTGGCATATTGTTGGGGATGAAGCAAGGAAGAATCTTGAAGGAGGTGAACCACACTGTGATTACTCTTATTCCCAAGACTAA
- the LOC110796260 gene encoding probable glycosyltransferase At5g03795 translates to MAAQLMKLCSSGRVLVPLFVVGFLAATTVLYRFQDFPSGRFYSSVSWPKSPHSGNLMMNSSFDLEKGVDISASNLEEEGTPHHERRSVTRNDSSMENEAEQFYVFHSNTTQNNDQKHLASLNLEYNSSVTVSTNNFTVVRSTPMDRVEVLINRSNTSASKSNSHTNRSKRAVELQGNLKNDSFNIEKYLRRMRRVNLITLLQMKSMLLSSPKYSKSVRQEWSAVRDNELLYASSQIKNTPVLRSVADLHAPLFRNVSVFKRSYDLMEQILKIYIYKDGKKPIFHQPGLTGIYAGEGWFMELIQRSKHFTVEDPRKAHLYYLPFSSTTLRWTINDAKLHNPKSLEDYLKEYVDLIRNKYSYWNATGGADHFFVACHDWALRITTKHMSSCIRALCNANVARGFSIGNDVSIPVTFIHDEDDPSRDIGGKPPSERDTLAFFAGKIHGYLRPLLLKYWENKVSDMKIFGPMSHNSEGETTYEEYMKSSKYCICARGYQVHSPRVVESILYGCIPVIIADNYVPPFFEMLDWETFAVFVQEKDIPNLRSILLSISEDKYLDMQHRLTMVQRHFIWHKTPQKYDLFHMILHSLWSSRVSRIRP, encoded by the exons ATGGCTGCCCAATTAATGAAACTATGCAGCTCTGGGAGAGTATTAGTGCCTCTATTTGTGGTGGGTTTTTTAGCAGCCACGACAGTTTTGTATCGGTTTCAGGATTTTCCTTCTGGGAGATTCTATTCATCGGTGTCGTGGCCCAAAAGTCCACATTCTGGAAATCTGATGATGAATAGTAGTTTTGATTTGGAGAAGGGAGTTGACATTAGTGCTAGTAATTTGGAAGAGGAGGGCACACCTCATCACGAAAGACGTTCAGTAACAAGAAATGACAGTAGCATGGAGAACGAGGCAGAGCAATTTTATGTCTTCCATAGTAATACTACACAGAATAATGATCAGAAGCACCTCGCTAGCTTAAATCTGGAGTATAACAGCAGTGTAACCGTTTCTACAAATAATTTTACTGTAGTTAGATCAACTCCAATGGATAGAGTAGAGGTTTTGATTAACAGATCAAACACTTCTGCATCCAAAAGCAACTCACATACGAACAGATCAAAACGGGCCGTAGAGTTGCAGGGTAATCTGAAGAATGACTCATTCAACATTGAGAAGTATTTAAGAAGGATGAGAAGGGTCAACTTGATCACCTTGTTGCAGATGAAATCCATGTTGCTTAGCAGTCCGAAGTATTCTAAATCAGTG AGGCAGGAATGGTCAGCAGTACGTGATAATGAGCTTCTATATGCTAGCTCACAGATTAAGAACACCCCCGTTTTAAGAAGTGTTGCAGACTTGCATGCTCCTCTTTTCCGGAATGTCTCTGTATTTAAAAG GAGCTATGACTTGATGGAACAAATtcttaaaatatatatatacaaagacGGAAAGAAGCCCATATTTCACCAACCAGGGCTAACGGGAATATATGCAGGAGAAGGGTGGTTTATGGAGCTGATACAGAGAAGTAAACACTTCACTGTAGAAGACCCTAGGAAAGCTCATCTATATTATTTACCCTTCAGTTCTACGACGTTGCGCTGGACCATAAATGATGCCAAGTTACATAACCCCAAGAGCTTGGAGGATTATCTCAAAGAATATGTGGATTTGATCAGGAATAAATATAGCTATTGGAATGCTACTGGGGGAGCAGATCACTTTTTTGTTGCTTGTCATGACTGG GCTTTGCGTATAACGACGAAGCATATGAGCAGCTGCATTAGAGCTTTGTGCAACGCCAATGTAGCAAGAGGATTTAGTATAGGCAACGATGTTAGTATACCGGTAACGTTTATTCATGATGAAGATGACCCTTCAAGAGATATTGGAGGAAAACCACCTTCAGAGAGAGATACATTAGCCTTCTTCGCTGGAAAAATACACGGTTATCTCCGACCATTATTGTTAAAGTATTGGGAGAACAAGGTATctgatatgaagatctttggtCCAATGTCCCATAATTCTGAAGGAGAAACAACTTATGAAGAGTACATGAAGAGCAGCAAGTATTGCATTTGTGCAAGGGGATACCAAGTCCACTCCCCCAGGGTGGTGGAGTCCATTTTGTACGGGTGTATTCCGGTGATAATTGCTGACAATTACGTACCCCCTTTCTTCGAGATGCTAGATTGGGAGACATTTGCTGTTTTCGTGCAGGAAAAAGACATCCCAAACCTAAGGAGTATTCTACTTTCTATCTCAGAAGACAAGTACCTTGATATGCAACACAGGTTGACAATGGTGCAAAGGCATTTCATATGGCACAAAACTCCACAGAAGTATGACTTGTTTCACATGATCCTTCACTCCCTTTGGTCTAGCCGTGTTTCTCGGATAAGGCCCTAG